TGCCAGCCTTATCTGAAAAACGCATCACCAAGGAACAAATGGAGATTCTTTGGCAGGTTTATAAAGGACAAAGAGACCAATATATTGACTAAGGAGATGATTATCGTATTTCTAAATTCATTTTTGTCAAGTAGCATGGTATAATAATATGCAAGAAAATTTTGAACTAATGAGGAAAACTAGATGAATTTATGGAATATTTTCTTTACGCCCCAAGCAACAGAACCACCTAAATTTGACCTTTTTTGGTATATCAGCCTATTTACGCTCTTAGCCGTAACCTTTTTTACAGCTTATCGTTACCGTGAAAAGAAGGCTTGTCAACGATTTTTCCAAATTTTGCAAGCTGTCCAGTTAATCCTTCTTTATGGTTGGTATTGGGTTAATCATATGCCACTGTCAGAAAGCTTACCATTTTATCATTGCCGTATGGCTATGTTTGTGGTGCTTTTACTTCCAGGTCAGTCCAAATATAAGCAGTACTTTGCATTGTTGGGGACATTTGGTACATTAGCAGCTTTTGTTTATCCTGTGCCAGATGCCTATCCTTTCCCACATATTGCTATCTTGTCCTTTATCTTTGGGCATTTAGCTCTCTTGGGAAACTCCCTGATTTATCTATTAAGACAGTATGATGGACGATTGCTGGATGTGAAGCGGATTTTTCTCATGACCTTTGCGCTAAATGCCTTGATTTTTGTGGTCAATTTGGTGACAGGCGGAGATTATGGTTTCCTAACAAAACCACCATTAGTCGGAGATCATGGGTTAGTAGCCAACTACTTGATTGTATCTTTTACTTTGTCAGTTGCTATCAGTTTGACAAGGAAAATTTTAGAAGCTTTTTTGGAGCAAGAGGAAGAAAAATTTCTCGTAAAGAAAGTTTAATTTTAAGCTCAGATTGAAGAAAAAGTCCATTTTGGACAATTTTCTTCAATCTTTTTCTTTTACTAGAGAAAGTAAAAAAACTCTTAAAAACAGCATTAGATCAGTATTCCTAAGAGTTTCTGCTATATGGTAATCAATCTTCAAAAGAGAAATTTATTAATTACTGGATAGGATTTGTCTACGTTATGAAGCTTGATTTTAAGCTTTCTTTTTTCATGAATTCGATTTTTTATAACTTGCTTGGAAAAAAGAAAAGTATAGGAAGAGAAAGTGAAAAAATGGTAAGGAAATTTATGAAAAACTAAGCACGATTGGATTTTTTGTGTTATAATATTTTGTGAATAGCTGTGTCTCGTCACAGTTATTAAAAATAGAAGTGAGAAACTTGGAAGACAGAGAGGACGCAATGTAATGACTAGAGATGGTTTTTTTACAGGCTTAGATATCGGAACTAGCTCCATCAAAGTGCTGGTTGCCGAACATAGAGATGGTGAAGTAAATGTAATTGGCGTTAGCAATGCCAAGAGTAAAGGTGTCAAAGACGGGATTATCGTTGATATTGAGGCTGCTGCTTCAGCAATTAAATCCGCAATTTCCCAGGCAGAAGAGAAGGCAGGAATTTCAATCAAGTCTGTTAATGTTGGTTTACCAGCAAATCTCTTGCAGGTTGAACCAACTCAAGGAATGATTCCTGTAACATCAGATACAAAAGAAATTACAGATCAAGACGTAGAGAATGTTGTCAAATCAGCTTTGACAAAGAGCATGACGCCTGATCGTGAAGTGATTACTTTCATTCCAGAAGAATTTATCGTAGATGGTTTCCAAGGTATTCGTGACCCTCGTGGCATGATGGGGGTGCGTTTGGAAATGCGTGGCTTACTTTACACAGGACCTCGTACCATTCTTCATAACCTTCGTAAAACCGTGGAGCGTGTGGGAATTCATGTTGACAACGTCATCATCTCACCATTAGCGATTGTAAATTCAGTTCTTAATGAGGGAGAACGTGAGTTTGGCGCGACAGTGATTGATATGGGTGGTGGACAGACTACAGTTGCAACCATTCGCAATCAAGAATTGCAATTTACAAATATCTACCAAGAAGGTGGAGAATATGTCACTAAAGACATTTCCAAGGTCTTAAAAACTTCCCAAAAAATCGCAGAAAGTTTGAAACTAAACTATGGTGAAGCTTATGTTCCACTAGCAAGTAACGAGACTTTCCAAGTTGAAGTCATTGGTGAAGTAGAGCCCGTTGAAGTGACAGAAAGTTACTTAGCAGAAATTATCTCAGCACGTATCAAACATATTTTTGATCAAATTAAACAGGAGTTAGACAGAAGACACTTGTTGGATTTACCAGGTGGTATCGTTCTGATCGGCGGGAATGCGATTTTGCCAGGAGTTGTCGAATTGGCGCAAGAAGTGTTTGGTGTTCGAGTGAAACTCTATGTGCCAAATCAAGTGGGAATTCGCAACCCTGCTTTTGCCCATGTAATCAGCTTGTCTGAGTTTGCAGGTAAATTGACAGAAGTGAATCTTCTGGCTCAAAAGGCAGTCAGAGGAGATGAATTCCTTCGTCAAAAACCAATTAATTTTGGTGTTTCAAATCAAAGTGTTACACCGATTATACAAACAACTCCAGTGCAACCAGCTACTGCAGCAACTGAAATCACACCTGACAGTGGCCTTGCTCCAAGAGACGAATTCCAAGCAAGTTCTCAAGATAAACCGAAATTAACAGACCGTTTCCGTAGCTTGATCGGAAGCATGTTTGATGAATAAAAGAGGAAAAGAAATTATGACATTTTCATTTGATACAGCAGCTGCTCAAGGTGCAGTTATTAAAGTAATTGGTGTCGGTGGAGGCGGTGGTAATGCTATTAACCGCATGATCGACGAAGGTGTTTCAGGCGTAGAATTCATTGCGGCGAACACAGACGTACAAGCCTTAAGCAGTACAAAAGCTGAAACAGTTATCCAACTCGGACCAAAGTTGACTCGTGGTTTGGGTGCTGGAGGTCGACCTGAGGTTGGTCGTAAGGCTGCTGAAGAAAGCGAAGAAGCATTGACAGCAGCAATTAGTGGGGCAGACATGGTCTTTATCACTGCTGGTATGGGTGGTGGATCTGGTACAGGAGCTGCCCCTGTTATTGCACGTATTGCTAAAGATTTAGGTGCCCTTACAGTAGGTGTTGTGACACGTCCTTTTGGATTTGAAGGAAGCAAACGTGGTCAGTACGCTGTAGAAGGAATCAACGAACTTCGCGAACATGTTGATACTTTGTTGATTATTTCAAACAACAACTTACTTGAAATTGTTGATAAGAAGACACCGCTTCTTGAAGCACTTAGCGAAGCAGATAACGTCCTTCGCCAAGGTGTTCAAGGGATTACAGACTTAATTACCAACCCTGGATTGATCAACCTTGACTTTGCTGACGTGAAAACGGTTATGGCAAACAAAGGGAATGCCCTCATGGGTATCGGTATTGGCAGTGGAGAAGAGCGTGTCGTTGAAGCGGCTCGTAAAGCGATTTACTCACCACTTCTTGAAACTACCATTGACGGTGCTGAAGATGTCATTGTCAACGTTACTGGTGGTCTTGATTTGACCTTGATTGAAGCAGAAGAAGCTTCTGAAATCGTCAACCAAGCAGCAGGTCAAGGAGTGAATATCTGGCTTGGAACCTCTATTGACGAAAGCATGAAAGATGAAATTCGTGTAACAGTTGTAGCGACTGGTGTTCGTCAAGAACGTGTAGAAAAAGTTGTTGGTTCTCCAGTAAAACAAGCGGCTCGTCGTGAAGCCTCAAGACCACCACACTCTCAAAATTTTGATCGTCATTTTGACCTAGAAGATACAGCAGAATTACCAAAACAAAGCCAACGACGCTTTGAAACAAGTCAATCTTCTGCTTTTGGTGATTGGGACTTGCGTCGTGAATCAATCGTTCGTCAAACTGATTCAGTCGTATCACCTGTAGAACGTTTCGAAGCACCGACTTATC
Above is a window of Streptococcus oralis subsp. dentisani DNA encoding:
- the ftsZ gene encoding cell division protein FtsZ — translated: MTFSFDTAAAQGAVIKVIGVGGGGGNAINRMIDEGVSGVEFIAANTDVQALSSTKAETVIQLGPKLTRGLGAGGRPEVGRKAAEESEEALTAAISGADMVFITAGMGGGSGTGAAPVIARIAKDLGALTVGVVTRPFGFEGSKRGQYAVEGINELREHVDTLLIISNNNLLEIVDKKTPLLEALSEADNVLRQGVQGITDLITNPGLINLDFADVKTVMANKGNALMGIGIGSGEERVVEAARKAIYSPLLETTIDGAEDVIVNVTGGLDLTLIEAEEASEIVNQAAGQGVNIWLGTSIDESMKDEIRVTVVATGVRQERVEKVVGSPVKQAARREASRPPHSQNFDRHFDLEDTAELPKQSQRRFETSQSSAFGDWDLRRESIVRQTDSVVSPVERFEAPTYQDEDELDTPPFFKNR
- the ftsA gene encoding cell division protein FtsA produces the protein MTRDGFFTGLDIGTSSIKVLVAEHRDGEVNVIGVSNAKSKGVKDGIIVDIEAAASAIKSAISQAEEKAGISIKSVNVGLPANLLQVEPTQGMIPVTSDTKEITDQDVENVVKSALTKSMTPDREVITFIPEEFIVDGFQGIRDPRGMMGVRLEMRGLLYTGPRTILHNLRKTVERVGIHVDNVIISPLAIVNSVLNEGEREFGATVIDMGGGQTTVATIRNQELQFTNIYQEGGEYVTKDISKVLKTSQKIAESLKLNYGEAYVPLASNETFQVEVIGEVEPVEVTESYLAEIISARIKHIFDQIKQELDRRHLLDLPGGIVLIGGNAILPGVVELAQEVFGVRVKLYVPNQVGIRNPAFAHVISLSEFAGKLTEVNLLAQKAVRGDEFLRQKPINFGVSNQSVTPIIQTTPVQPATAATEITPDSGLAPRDEFQASSQDKPKLTDRFRSLIGSMFDE
- a CDS encoding TIGR02206 family membrane protein, with the protein product MNLWNIFFTPQATEPPKFDLFWYISLFTLLAVTFFTAYRYREKKACQRFFQILQAVQLILLYGWYWVNHMPLSESLPFYHCRMAMFVVLLLPGQSKYKQYFALLGTFGTLAAFVYPVPDAYPFPHIAILSFIFGHLALLGNSLIYLLRQYDGRLLDVKRIFLMTFALNALIFVVNLVTGGDYGFLTKPPLVGDHGLVANYLIVSFTLSVAISLTRKILEAFLEQEEEKFLVKKV